One part of the Bacillus sp. FJAT-45350 genome encodes these proteins:
- a CDS encoding TVP38/TMEM64 family protein, translated as MHKLLIFISIFIGIAFILFSQNEWLTLIKSGDWVTLKKLMGDEWKRVLLITLTLMVLQNAISFIPFLVLTMFNIWLFGFVYGYMWSVVGSVIGSLIVFFIARYGLQSWAQKYDHLEFKQKIEDSGFVVVFLSRMFPVMPSSVINIVAGISNIKPKDYILGTLLGNTIFIFALSLFSVGVISLNHQYAIYLVLLILVIGIISIQLKRNTGVKSIVKEEETLKS; from the coding sequence ATGCATAAACTTCTCATATTTATTTCTATTTTTATAGGGATCGCCTTCATCCTTTTCAGTCAAAATGAATGGTTAACTCTTATTAAAAGTGGTGATTGGGTTACTTTAAAGAAGCTGATGGGGGATGAATGGAAACGAGTATTATTAATTACATTGACATTAATGGTTTTACAAAATGCAATTTCATTTATTCCATTTCTCGTTTTAACTATGTTTAATATCTGGTTATTTGGTTTTGTATATGGCTATATGTGGAGTGTTGTTGGTAGTGTCATAGGTTCATTGATTGTCTTTTTCATTGCTAGGTATGGTCTCCAATCATGGGCACAAAAATATGATCATTTAGAGTTCAAACAGAAAATAGAGGATAGTGGTTTTGTCGTAGTCTTCTTAAGTCGTATGTTTCCTGTTATGCCATCAAGTGTGATTAATATTGTCGCAGGTATTAGCAATATTAAACCAAAGGATTATATTTTAGGGACCTTACTTGGAAATACTATATTCATATTTGCTTTATCGCTGTTTTCAGTTGGAGTTATTTCACTCAATCATCAATACGCAATCTATTTGGTTCTCCTTATTTTAGTCATTGGTATTATTAGCATTCAATTGAAGCGTAATACTGGAGTGAAGAGTATAGTGAAAGAAGAAGAAACATTAAAATCATAA
- a CDS encoding DUF421 domain-containing protein: MDTNFYYLSIELIVGFFGLLIVTKLLGKTKITQLTPFDFVSGLVLGELIGNAIYTKEIGIHYVLYAITLWGAFIYFMEKLTQKYKETRGILEGNPAIIIRNGKIDREQLKKNKLDINQLQHLLRDKDVFSIREVEYAILEANGTVNVLRKTGYENPTRSDLQIPPQQVNLPITMIIDGEVLWDNVKQAGFNEDWLISELSFYGVFKPDQVLFAEWLKGERLFVNTYIEPKLQQR, translated from the coding sequence TTGGATACAAACTTTTATTATCTTTCGATTGAACTTATTGTTGGCTTTTTCGGTTTACTAATCGTAACAAAGCTATTAGGGAAAACAAAAATAACACAACTAACTCCCTTTGATTTTGTTTCAGGACTTGTACTAGGAGAGCTAATTGGTAATGCCATTTATACAAAAGAAATTGGGATTCACTATGTTCTATACGCCATTACGTTATGGGGCGCTTTTATTTATTTCATGGAAAAGCTAACACAAAAGTATAAAGAGACAAGAGGGATTCTAGAAGGGAATCCAGCTATTATTATCAGAAATGGAAAAATTGACAGAGAACAATTAAAGAAAAATAAGCTCGACATTAATCAGCTACAGCATTTACTGCGTGATAAAGATGTCTTTTCGATTAGGGAAGTGGAGTACGCCATATTAGAAGCAAATGGAACAGTCAATGTACTAAGAAAAACAGGTTATGAAAACCCAACAAGAAGTGACCTACAAATCCCTCCACAGCAAGTGAATCTTCCAATTACAATGATAATTGACGGGGAAGTATTATGGGACAATGTAAAGCAAGCTGGATTTAATGAAGATTGGTTAATAAGTGAGCTTAGCTTCTATGGCGTATTTAAGCCAGATCAAGTACTATTTGCGGAATGGCTAAAAGGAGAAAGACTATTTGTAAATACATACATCGAGCCTAAATTACAGCAGCGCTAA